The following DNA comes from Marispirochaeta aestuarii.
CTCCTCAGCCTGATGGCGGCGCTTGTTCTGTTCATGACCTTTTCCCTCTTCTTCGACCAGAACATCCCGGAATTGCCGAAACTGGAAAAGCCCGTTCAGATAATCATGAAATCCCGGGAACGGAAACCCATGGACTTCTGGGAGGTCGCCACCCGGGGAATAGTCGAAGCCGCCCGGGAGTACGGCCTGGAATACGAAATAAGCGGACCCCACTTCGAAAAGGAGATAGACCTCCAGATCGAGATCGTCAATAAAATCATCGAACAGCGCCCTCCGCTTATCCTGCTGGCAGCCACTGATTACAAGCGCCTGGTCCCCTCCGTTGAGCGGGCCAGCGAGCTCGGTATACCCGTAATCACCTTCGACTCCGCTGTGGATTCCACCATCCCCGTCTCCTTTGTCGCCACCGACAACATCGAAGCGGGGGAAAAGGCCGGCAGGGAGATGAAAAGACTCATAGCTCCGCGGACCAGAAAGGAGATCGCCATCGTCAGCCATATCAAGGAGACCGCTACGGCCATTGACCGGGAAGCGGGGGTAAGAAATGCCCTGGAGGGGGAAACCATAATCGGAACCTGGTTTATCGATGTGGAGCAGGAAAAAGCCTACAGGACAACCCTGGAACTTCTGAAAAACAGCAAGCTGGGAGGCATCGTCGCCCTGAACGAAGCCGCGGCTCTGGGCGTCGGGGATGCGATCGCGGAGAAGGGAGCGCAGGACGAGGTACTGGTGGTGGGCTTTGACAATGCCACGCAGGAGCTTGCCTATCTTGAAGCGGGAGTCATTGACGCCCTGGTGGTCCAGAGACCCTACAATATGGGCTACATGTCGGTAAAAAGCGCGGCGGAATTCCTTCTTGGAAATCCGATTCCTTCCTTTATAGATACCGGATCCATCCTGATAACCAGGGAAAACATGTTCAGCAGGGAATACCAGGAGCTCCTCTTTCCCGTTCAGAACGCGGGGCATCCGGAATAACCGGAATATATTCAACATAGTCCGTAAAATTCTCGATTTCGCGATCCCGGAAACGCTGTGACAATTGTCATACGATTCCAAGGAGCGCGAGTTTTGAAAAAAGAACCAATCCTGTCAATGAAAAATATCGACAAGCGATTTGCAGGAGTCCATGCCCTCAAGGGGGTGGATTTTGACCTCTACGCGGGAGAGGTACACGCTCTTGTGGGTGAAAACGGAGCCGGAAAATCCACCATGATGAAGGTGCTTACGGGTATTCATCCGAAGGATTCCGGTGAGATTTTCTACATGGGGCAGCTCTTCAATCCTTCCGACCCGAAACACGCCCTGGAAATGGGAATCGGGATAATCCATCAGGAACTGAACATGATGGACCATCTTACGGTTGCCCAGAACATCTTTATAGGACGGGAATCCACAAAGGGCCGGGGATTGTTCCTGAGCGAGAAAGACCAGAACCGGCGCACCGAGGAGCTCTTCCGGCACCTGAACATGAAGATTGACCCCACCGAACGCCTGGGAAACCTGACCGTAGGCAAGCAGCAGATGGTGGAAATCGTCAGGGCAGTATCCCACGACCTGAAGGTCCTGATTCTCGACGAACCGACAGCGGCCCTCACCAACGCGGAAATCGACGAGCTCTTCAGCATTATGCGGGATCTGGCCTCCCGGGGGGTGGGAATGATCTACATTTCCCACCGCATGGACGAAATCGCCCGCATAACCGACCGGGTAACAGTACTCCGGGACGGTGAATACGTGGGCACCCGAAATACCACGGAGACCAGCAAGGAAGAGATCATCAACATGATGGTCGGACGGGTCATCTACGAGGAGCCGAAGCAGAAGAGCAACGTGCCGCAGGATGCCGAGGTTGTGCTCAGGGTACGGGACCTGAACTCCGGCAGGATGGTCAGGAACGTCAGCTTTGAGCTGCGCAGGGGAGAGATCCTCGGTTTCGCCGGACTCATGGGAGCAGGCAGGACTGAAACAGCCCGGGCCATCTTCGGTGCAGACAGCATCGACAGCGGTATTATCGAAGTCAAGGGGCGGCCGGTAACAATACGCTCCCCCATGGACGCGGTCTCCCACGGCATAGGCTACCTTTCGGAGGATCGTAAACGTTACGGCCTCGCCCTAGGTTTGAGCGTGAGCGAAAACGCCATACTCCCCACCTATGAATCCTTTGTCAAGAACCTTTTCGTACAGAGCGGCCGGATAGACAGAGTGGTTGGAGAGTACGTGGACAAATTGAACATAAAAACCCCCTCGTTGGAACAGCTGCTCAAGAACCTCTCCGGAGGGAATCAGCAGAAGGTGGTCATCGCGAAATGGCTTATACGAAACAGCGATATCCTCATCTTCGACGAACCGACCCGGGGTATCGATGTCGGGGCCAAGAGCGAAATCTACACCCTTATGAACGAACTGGTTAAGAGCGGGAAGTCCATCATCATGATCTCTTCGGAACTCCCGGAGATTCTGCGCATGAGCGACCGCATCCTGATCATGTGCGAAGGAAGAAAAACCGGCGAGCTCGATATAAGCGAAGCGAACCAGGAAGAGATTATGAAATACGCAACCATGCGTAACTGAAACAGGAGTCTTGTGCAATGAAAAAACTAGTCAGTGAAAAGAGTCTGCAAAAACTTATGGCCCCTGCAGCGCTGGTAATCCTTTATCTGTTTTTCGGATTCTTCGGGCGG
Coding sequences within:
- a CDS encoding sugar ABC transporter ATP-binding protein, which encodes MKNIDKRFAGVHALKGVDFDLYAGEVHALVGENGAGKSTMMKVLTGIHPKDSGEIFYMGQLFNPSDPKHALEMGIGIIHQELNMMDHLTVAQNIFIGRESTKGRGLFLSEKDQNRRTEELFRHLNMKIDPTERLGNLTVGKQQMVEIVRAVSHDLKVLILDEPTAALTNAEIDELFSIMRDLASRGVGMIYISHRMDEIARITDRVTVLRDGEYVGTRNTTETSKEEIINMMVGRVIYEEPKQKSNVPQDAEVVLRVRDLNSGRMVRNVSFELRRGEILGFAGLMGAGRTETARAIFGADSIDSGIIEVKGRPVTIRSPMDAVSHGIGYLSEDRKRYGLALGLSVSENAILPTYESFVKNLFVQSGRIDRVVGEYVDKLNIKTPSLEQLLKNLSGGNQQKVVIAKWLIRNSDILIFDEPTRGIDVGAKSEIYTLMNELVKSGKSIIMISSELPEILRMSDRILIMCEGRKTGELDISEANQEEIMKYATMRN
- a CDS encoding substrate-binding domain-containing protein produces the protein MKKWFVPLLSLMAALVLFMTFSLFFDQNIPELPKLEKPVQIIMKSRERKPMDFWEVATRGIVEAAREYGLEYEISGPHFEKEIDLQIEIVNKIIEQRPPLILLAATDYKRLVPSVERASELGIPVITFDSAVDSTIPVSFVATDNIEAGEKAGREMKRLIAPRTRKEIAIVSHIKETATAIDREAGVRNALEGETIIGTWFIDVEQEKAYRTTLELLKNSKLGGIVALNEAAALGVGDAIAEKGAQDEVLVVGFDNATQELAYLEAGVIDALVVQRPYNMGYMSVKSAAEFLLGNPIPSFIDTGSILITRENMFSREYQELLFPVQNAGHPE